GTGGACCTCGAGTTGCCGTCCGGCTGCGCGCTCGGCCTGCTGGGCCGCAACGGCATGGGCAAGACCACGCTGCTCAAGTCGATGCTGGGCCTGCTCAAGCCGCGCTCGGGTTCGGTGCATTTCGGCGGGCAGGCGGTGACCGGGCTGCCGCCCTATGAGATCGCGCGCCTCGGCGTCGGCTACGTGCCGGAAGGACGCGGCATCTTTGGCAACCTGAGCGTGCGCGAGAACCTGCAGATCGCCGAGCGCCCGGGACCGGACGGCAGCCGCGCCTGGACCTACGAGCGCGTCCTCGAGGTGTTCCCGCGGCTGAAGGAGCGGCTGCACACCGGCGGCCAGCAGGTCTCCGGCGGCGAACAGCAGATGGTGGCGATCGGCCGCGCCCTGCTGACGAACCCGCGCGTGATGATTCTCGACGAGGCGACCGAGGGCCTGGCGCCGCGCATCGTCGAACACATCTGGCAGGTGATCGCGCAGATCCGCGCCGGCGGCATCAGCACCATCATCGTCGACCGCAACTACCGGTCGGTGCTGCGCCACACGGAGCGCGCCGTGGTGCTGGAGAAGGGCCGCGTCGCGCTCGCCGGCGAATCCCGCCAGCTCGCGCAGGACGAGGCGGCGCTGCACGCGCTGCTGGGCGTTTGACAACGAGGAGACAACCGAGGACAGCCATGGACTATCAGGACATTCTTTACGAATCGCGCGAAGGCACCGCCCGCATCGTCATCAACCGGCCGGACCGCATGAACGCATTCCGCGGCCAGACCTGCGAGGAGCTGATCCACGCACTGCAGCGCGCCGGCAGCGACCCGGGCATCGGCGCGATCGTGCTGGCCGGCGCCGGCGACAAGGCCTTCTGCACCGGCGGCGACCAGTCGGCGCATGCGGGCCAGTACGACGGCCGCGGCACGATCGGCCTGCCGGTCGAAGAGCTGCACGCCGCCATCCGCGACGTGCCCAAGCCGGTGATCGCGCGGGTCCAGGGCTATGCGATCGGCGGCGGCAACGTGCTGTGCACCCTGTGCGACCTGACCATCGCCTCGGAGCGCGCGGTGTTCGGCCAGGTCGGCCCGCGGGTCGGCTCGGTCGACCCGGGCTACGGAACCGCCCTGCTCGCCCGCGTGGTCGGCGAGAAGAAGGCGCGCGAGATGTGGTACCTGTGCCGGCGCTACAGCGCTGCGGAAGCGCTGGCCATGGGCCTGGTCAACACTGTCGTCGCGCCCGAGCAGCTCGATGCCGAGGTCCAGAAGTGGTGCGACGAGATCCTGGAGAAGAGCCCCACCGCGCTGGCCATCGCCAAGCGCTCCTTCAACATGGACACCGCACACATCGCCGGCATCGCCGGCATGGGCATGTATGCGCTGAAGCTGTACTACGACACCGAGGAGTCGCGTGAAGGCGTGCGCGCCTTCCAGGAAAAGCGCAAGCCCGACTTCCGCCGCGGGAGAGTCCAGTGAAACAGGGAAATCGATGCCCCCGTGAGCGCCAGAAGGGGCGCAATCTAGGCGCAAACCGCAGCCAGGTTGAACACCTGGCGAGGATTTGCAACAACGGGTGCGCCCCTTCTGGCGCTCACCCTACGGGCCGGGGCGATAAGGGGCGCAGGGGGGCGTTGCGGCCCTTGCCCAGGCGGCCAGCCTGGGCTGCGGACCGCGCCTACCCCTGCACCCCTTCTCGCCCCGGCGGGGGCACCGATTTCCCTGTTTCACTGGACTAGGAGCACCCGCCATATGCTGGAAATCATCGTCCAGGGCCGCGGCGGCCAGGGCGCGCAGACCGCCGGCAACCTGCTGGCGCGCGCGTTTTTCGCCGAAGGCCGCCAGGTGCAGGCCTTCGCGAGCTACGGCGGCGCGCGCCGCGGCACGCCTGTCAGTTCCTTCATCCGCGTCGACGAGCGGCCGGTCCGGCTGCGCTGCGACATCGAGCGGGCCGACGCCATCCTCTGCTTCGACGCGAGCCTGCTCGCCCCGCCGCTGCTGGATCGGGCCGACGGCCGCACCCTGATCGTCGTCAATTCCTCGCGCCCGGCCGCCGAGTGGGCGGCGAAGCTGCCCAGCCACCGCGTCGTGCCGGTGGACGCCCTGGCGATCTCCCGCTCGCAAGGGCTGGGGCGCATCGTCAATTCGGCGCTGCTCGGCGCCTTCGCGCGG
Above is a window of Ramlibacter tataouinensis DNA encoding:
- the badI gene encoding 2-ketocyclohexanecarboxyl-CoA hydrolase; translated protein: MDYQDILYESREGTARIVINRPDRMNAFRGQTCEELIHALQRAGSDPGIGAIVLAGAGDKAFCTGGDQSAHAGQYDGRGTIGLPVEELHAAIRDVPKPVIARVQGYAIGGGNVLCTLCDLTIASERAVFGQVGPRVGSVDPGYGTALLARVVGEKKAREMWYLCRRYSAAEALAMGLVNTVVAPEQLDAEVQKWCDEILEKSPTALAIAKRSFNMDTAHIAGIAGMGMYALKLYYDTEESREGVRAFQEKRKPDFRRGRVQ
- a CDS encoding 2-oxoacid:acceptor oxidoreductase family protein, with the translated sequence MLEIIVQGRGGQGAQTAGNLLARAFFAEGRQVQAFASYGGARRGTPVSSFIRVDERPVRLRCDIERADAILCFDASLLAPPLLDRADGRTLIVVNSSRPAAEWAAKLPSHRVVPVDALAISRSQGLGRIVNSALLGAFARAIGNPALPVMRQMMLDHSAKLPQENAAACETGFEHADALLRETA
- a CDS encoding ABC transporter ATP-binding protein; the encoded protein is MLVARGLHTYYGASHVLHGVDLELPSGCALGLLGRNGMGKTTLLKSMLGLLKPRSGSVHFGGQAVTGLPPYEIARLGVGYVPEGRGIFGNLSVRENLQIAERPGPDGSRAWTYERVLEVFPRLKERLHTGGQQVSGGEQQMVAIGRALLTNPRVMILDEATEGLAPRIVEHIWQVIAQIRAGGISTIIVDRNYRSVLRHTERAVVLEKGRVALAGESRQLAQDEAALHALLGV